A region from the Brassica napus cultivar Da-Ae chromosome C8, Da-Ae, whole genome shotgun sequence genome encodes:
- the LOC106411979 gene encoding trihelix transcription factor ASIL1-like isoform X2, whose protein sequence is MEDGDSNQEHPQPLTTNHDASSPKKPSTSSIVVDRLKRDEWSEGAVSSLLEAYETKWVLRNRAKLKGQDWEDVARHVSSRASHSKSPKTQTQCKNKIESMKKRYRSESATADGSSWPLYSRLDHLLRGNASTSVQPQPQAVLPLNCSAPLLLLEPPSLAVTHPPQQPPAAQMSHGSNGVGTIKEEGFKDDHKPERATEMDTDSSTPVLCREKAKVRPKKVRRRYKEEKEEIAGSIRWLAEVVMRTERARMETMKEIEKMRAEAEVKRGEMDLKRTEIMANTQIEIARLFAASVQKGGVDSSLRIGRN, encoded by the exons ATGGAAGACGGAGATTCTAACCAAGAACATCCCCAACCTCTTACCACAAACCACGACGCTTCCTCCCCCAAGAAGCCATCCACTTCCTCCATCGTCGTTGACAGGCTAAAACGCGATGAATGGAGCGAAGGAGCTGTGTCGAGTCTACTCGAAGCCTACGAGACGAAATGGGTACTCAGGAACAGAGCCAAGCTCAAGGGCCAAGACTGGGAAGACGTGGCTAGACACGTGTCTTCACGCGCTAGCCACAGCAAGTCTCCCAAGACTCAGACGCAGTGCAAGAACAAGATCGAGTCCATGAAGAAACGGTACCGTTCTGAGTCTGCAACTGCCGACGGATCCTCTTGGCCTCTTTACTCTCGTCTTGATCATCTCCTCCGCGGAAATGCTTCCACCTCTGTCCAGCCTCAGCCTCAGGCTGTTCTGCCTCTGAATTGCTCTGCTCCTTTGCTCTTACTCGAGCCTCCGTCGCTGGCGGTGACTCATCCGCCGCAGCAACCTCCTGCTGCTCAGATGTCTCACGGATCCAACGGCGTCGGCACGATTAAG GAGGAGGGATTCAAGGACGATCACAAACCTGAGAGAGCGACGGAGATGGATACAGATAGTAGTACGCCAGTGCTCTGCAGAGAGAAAGCGAAGGTGAGGCCGAAGAAAGTAAGGAGAAGGTACAAGGAAGAGAAGGAGGAGATAGCTGGAAGCATACGGTGGTTAGCAGAGGTGGTGATGAGAACGGAGAGAGCGAGGATGGAGACGATGAAAGAGATAGAGAAGATGAGAGCTGAAGCAGAGGTGAAGAGAGGAGAGATGGATTTGAAACGAACGGAGATAATGGCCAACACTCAGATAGAGATTGCTAGACTCTTTGCAGCTTCTGTACAAAAAGGTGGTGTTGATTCTTCACTAAGGATTGGAAGAAACTga
- the LOC106411979 gene encoding trihelix transcription factor ASIL2-like isoform X1, with amino-acid sequence MEDGDSNQEHPQPLTTNHDASSPKKPSTSSIVVDRLKRDEWSEGAVSSLLEAYETKWVLRNRAKLKGQDWEDVARHVSSRASHSKSPKTQTQCKNKIESMKKRYRSESATADGSSWPLYSRLDHLLRGNASTSVQPQPQAVLPLNCSAPLLLLEPPSLAVTHPPQQPPAAQMSHGSNGVGTIKVTKPILLCFPEEGFKDDHKPERATEMDTDSSTPVLCREKAKVRPKKVRRRYKEEKEEIAGSIRWLAEVVMRTERARMETMKEIEKMRAEAEVKRGEMDLKRTEIMANTQIEIARLFAASVQKGGVDSSLRIGRN; translated from the exons ATGGAAGACGGAGATTCTAACCAAGAACATCCCCAACCTCTTACCACAAACCACGACGCTTCCTCCCCCAAGAAGCCATCCACTTCCTCCATCGTCGTTGACAGGCTAAAACGCGATGAATGGAGCGAAGGAGCTGTGTCGAGTCTACTCGAAGCCTACGAGACGAAATGGGTACTCAGGAACAGAGCCAAGCTCAAGGGCCAAGACTGGGAAGACGTGGCTAGACACGTGTCTTCACGCGCTAGCCACAGCAAGTCTCCCAAGACTCAGACGCAGTGCAAGAACAAGATCGAGTCCATGAAGAAACGGTACCGTTCTGAGTCTGCAACTGCCGACGGATCCTCTTGGCCTCTTTACTCTCGTCTTGATCATCTCCTCCGCGGAAATGCTTCCACCTCTGTCCAGCCTCAGCCTCAGGCTGTTCTGCCTCTGAATTGCTCTGCTCCTTTGCTCTTACTCGAGCCTCCGTCGCTGGCGGTGACTCATCCGCCGCAGCAACCTCCTGCTGCTCAGATGTCTCACGGATCCAACGGCGTCGGCACGATTAAGGTCACTAAACCAATCTTGTTATGTTTCCCG GAGGAGGGATTCAAGGACGATCACAAACCTGAGAGAGCGACGGAGATGGATACAGATAGTAGTACGCCAGTGCTCTGCAGAGAGAAAGCGAAGGTGAGGCCGAAGAAAGTAAGGAGAAGGTACAAGGAAGAGAAGGAGGAGATAGCTGGAAGCATACGGTGGTTAGCAGAGGTGGTGATGAGAACGGAGAGAGCGAGGATGGAGACGATGAAAGAGATAGAGAAGATGAGAGCTGAAGCAGAGGTGAAGAGAGGAGAGATGGATTTGAAACGAACGGAGATAATGGCCAACACTCAGATAGAGATTGCTAGACTCTTTGCAGCTTCTGTACAAAAAGGTGGTGTTGATTCTTCACTAAGGATTGGAAGAAACTga